The stretch of DNA TGGCGGTTTGTTCCTCTTCCGGATACAAATCCGTTTTGTTGAAAACTACCAGCGATCGCTTGCCAATTGCCGCCAACGCTTGCAGCATTTCCCATTCGGAAGCCGTTAAGTCATTGTCAATGACAAACAACAGCAAATCCGCTTCCGTAGCCAGCGATCGCGCCATGTTTTCCCGCTGGGTTCCCGCCACCCCCGGTTCCAAAATCCCCGGCGTATCGGTAATCAAAATCTTGCGGTCAATCCCAGGAAGCTGCAACGTATAAGTTTCAAAGGTTTCCGTCGTTCCCATGGGTGCCGCGCGATCGCCCACCATCTCTCCCATTAAAGCATTGGTGACCGAGGTTTTGCCCGCCGAACCAGTGCCAAAAACCACCACCTGTATATTCCGCTGCTTCAGATTTTCCTCAATCTCTTGCGATCGCTGTTCCAACGCCTGACGCGCCACCTCATCCTGAATTTGTTCGATTTGCTGGCGAATCGCCTGTAACGTTTGCGAAGCCGCTTCCGTTTTGTTTTCCGAAACCTTCACCTGAGGGCGACGGCGGCGTTTTTTCTTGCGTCGTGCAGATTTGGGCAGTACGAAATAGGTAATTAAAAAATACAATCCTACTGCTAGGATAATTAGCAGCAGGATAGCCAACAGCCCCACGAGCAAATTTCCCAGAAACGGTGCGCTCCAAGAAATTTGCACGTACAGGCTGTAGATAGAATTTACCAGCCACAGCATCATCATCAAAATGATGACAATGCCTAAAATTAGCAGAACCCACTGCATGCGACGCATAATATTAGCCGCTAGGTAGAAAAAACATGTGCCTGGGCGTGGGTGGGTGGCAAACCACGGTCGAGGGATAATTTATCAATCATCGTCCAGAGGAATACCAAACCGTACCCTCCCTTTACCAAAATAACGTCCAAATTGCATATCGTAGACTTCGTCTTCGTCTTGGGTTTCCAACACCAAATCGGAACGGGGATAGCCAACGCAGATGAGAGAATAGCCTTGACGGCGCACCTGGGGCGACAATCCCATGGCTTCTGGTTGGTAAATTTCCCCGGAAATTACCCGCACCGCACAGGTGGTACAAGCCCCATTGCGGCACAAAAAGGGCAGTTTCCCATGTTGTTCCTCAGCGGTTCTGAGAATGTACTGGTCTTCCGGTACTTGTACGGTATACCACTTGTCTTCAAAGCGATTGTGAATTTGAACGGTATAGACTTTTTTATCGCTCATGGAGAATATCCTAAGGTTGAGAAAATTGTTCCTGGATGGCGTGCTTTCTTGAGCGTACGATAAATTTTGCCTCCGATCTACCCAATGGCTGGGATTTGACAAGCGATCGCGTCTCCATTATTCCCCGCCAACTGCCAGATTTGGCAAGCAGCCAGAAAAATCGCCCAAAATATTGGACAACTAGAAAATTTTTGCTATAATTATATCCCTGTGGGATTAAATCAATGGTTCCCATGCACCTGGAGAGGTGGCCGAGTGGTTTAAGGCGCAGCACTGGAAATGCTGTTTGGGGGCAACCCCAACGAGGGTTCGAATCCCTCCCTCTCCGCTGAAAAAACAAAAAAAACAATGAAGGTGGCCGCAGATGCCACCTTTTTTCTTTTCTAAAACGATTTATCCAGGTTTTTTATCGCATGCCCCAGCTACCAAGACCTGCAACCAGAAAACCTCCAGACCCGGGACTGGAGAAAATCTATTTGGAAGCAGCAGCTTTTTTCCTAGCAACAATTGTTTTTTCTACATTTAATCCCAAAACGCCAATAACCACTAGCGACATGCCCAACCATTGACGAGTCAAGAGCGCTTCGCCAATTAAAACCAGGGCTAGCAAGGCGGTAATGGCAGGACCAGTGGCACCCACAATCGAAGCTAAAGCAGCGCCGGCGTAGCGAATGGCAAAATTGTTCAGCAAATAACTAAATAATGTCAAAACGCCCAACCAAGCGCCAGCAGCAAGCAAGTTCCAGTCGTCAAATGCTTCTTGTGGGGCTATGGTATCTGGAAATTGGGTTTGCCAGGCTAATAGAATGCCCAAAAACGAGAACAATAGAATAACGCTGAAATTGACCAAACTGAAGGGAACGGGGTGCAATTTTTTCGAGCAAATTTGCGTTAACAATACATAACCAGCAAAGGTGATACCAGCGCCAAAAGCTGACATCACGCCAATTTGTAAGTTTCCCGGTACGTTATCTACTAGCAAGTTGGGCAGCGATAAAACGGTTCCCACACTGATAACAGCCAGGATAACCCAGCGTAAAATTGTGGGGCGATCGCCAAACAATGCCCAAGAAGCAACCACTGTAATCAATGGATACACAAACAGAATGGTTACTGCCACGCCGCTGGGAATGTTCCCCAAGGCAACGTAAATCATCACCTGGGAGGCAAACAAACACAAACCGCTGCTCACAGCTTGTGCTTGCAAAACTCGGTCTCCCTGGCGCAAAAAGCGGCGGATATCGTCAAACAGAGCCGGATATAGTTGCAAAGCCAGTACCGGCATGAGCAATACCACTACCACCATTCGCACGAATAAAATAAATAGGGAGTTGCCAAAACTGGGAGAAATCAAGCCCCCGGTTTCCCATACCCCCAAGACCGTGTTGGGTGTGCCTAAAATGGTGCTAACGCTGACGTTGAACAGCGACAAAACCCCAGCAGCGCTCAGGGCAAAGAGCAATCCCAACCGTAAATTGGCTGCTGCTTTTTGAGCGGCGGCTGTCTTGGTGGATGTTGGGGTTTCGGGTTCCGGTTGGGGATGGGTGGGGGGTCTGGTGGTTGTGTTTTGGGATGGTTCTTGAGCGAGGCTGCTTTCTTCTTGAACGGCGGGAAATTCTGCAAAAGTCTCGCTTGTCGTTTCAAAAGGATTGCTGCTGCCCATTTGCTGGCTCAAGCGGTTGACCAACCGTTCCACAATCGCATCTCCCTGTTGCTGCAAGCTTTGCAAGCGGTCCAATTGTTGGGAGAGCGCACCTCGGTAGGTATGCAAGCGCTCGCTGTAGGTATGGCCGCTTTCCGCCAAGCGATCGCTATGGGAAGAAGTAGAAACCAAACTGTGGGAATTTTCGGTGTAATCTGCCAGCAAATCTTCGCTGCCAGCCAAATCGCCCCCAGAACGAGGCGCGACTGAGGAACTATGCTGCAGTTTTTGTACCACTTCCTCCAAACGCTGGCTTAACAACTCGTCTAGCTGGTCAACCGTACTTTGCGATAGCTCTGCCGCCGATGCCTGCTGTTGTTGGCTTGGTTGGGCGGTGAGGGTATCGGTTTGCTCCTGCAGCTGCTGGTACCTTTGCCGCAGTTCTTCGATCTGTTGCTGCAAGCGCTGTTTTTCCGCTTGCAACCGTTCCACGTCTTGACTCAGCTCACCGGTTAGATGCTGTTGCAGACTGTCTAGTTCGTTGCTTACCGCCTGGAGGAAGTTTTCTACCATCCCTCGATGGTCGCTTGGCGGCGTGTTTGGTTGATTGTCCCTTGGCCCCATCGCTGCTTATCCTATTGCCACGGTGTTGTCTACATTTTTCCCACTTTGACACATTCCCCAACAAATAAATGCGGGGATTCCTAATCCTTTACGGAAAATCCCTGATGGGAGCTTGCAGTTGCTCGGTTTTTGTTTTTGCCTCGGGCAATGCCCCAGCGCTGGTTATCCCAACACTTTAACAAAATTCTGTCGCCAAAATGAGCGATCGCTGGGTAAATTTTTGATAACTGCTCGTATGATGGTTATTTTTCCCAAAGCCGGCGTCATAGCTGCTTTAGAGAAAGGCATATTTGAGCACACGGAAAGTTATGGCGCTCAAACCCATTGCAGCGGGGACAGTTCCCAACCACGCCCCAGCAATGCGGCGCAAAGGACGATAGGAGAAGGATTGGCTTGCTGGTACCAAGGCAATGCCGACCACACCCCCTACTAAGGCATGGGAAGTTGAAACCGGTAAACCGGC from Geitlerinema sp. PCC 9228 encodes:
- a CDS encoding 2Fe-2S iron-sulfur cluster-binding protein; translated protein: MSDKKVYTVQIHNRFEDKWYTVQVPEDQYILRTAEEQHGKLPFLCRNGACTTCAVRVISGEIYQPEAMGLSPQVRRQGYSLICVGYPRSDLVLETQDEDEVYDMQFGRYFGKGRVRFGIPLDDD
- a CDS encoding EamA family transporter; protein product: MGPRDNQPNTPPSDHRGMVENFLQAVSNELDSLQQHLTGELSQDVERLQAEKQRLQQQIEELRQRYQQLQEQTDTLTAQPSQQQQASAAELSQSTVDQLDELLSQRLEEVVQKLQHSSSVAPRSGGDLAGSEDLLADYTENSHSLVSTSSHSDRLAESGHTYSERLHTYRGALSQQLDRLQSLQQQGDAIVERLVNRLSQQMGSSNPFETTSETFAEFPAVQEESSLAQEPSQNTTTRPPTHPQPEPETPTSTKTAAAQKAAANLRLGLLFALSAAGVLSLFNVSVSTILGTPNTVLGVWETGGLISPSFGNSLFILFVRMVVVVLLMPVLALQLYPALFDDIRRFLRQGDRVLQAQAVSSGLCLFASQVMIYVALGNIPSGVAVTILFVYPLITVVASWALFGDRPTILRWVILAVISVGTVLSLPNLLVDNVPGNLQIGVMSAFGAGITFAGYVLLTQICSKKLHPVPFSLVNFSVILLFSFLGILLAWQTQFPDTIAPQEAFDDWNLLAAGAWLGVLTLFSYLLNNFAIRYAGAALASIVGATGPAITALLALVLIGEALLTRQWLGMSLVVIGVLGLNVEKTIVARKKAAASK